One genomic region from Antedon mediterranea chromosome 3, ecAntMedi1.1, whole genome shotgun sequence encodes:
- the LOC140045527 gene encoding adenosine receptor A2b-like — MSSEAPGIGTWSYTVNMAFEIPIAIAAILGNLLVMFAVYKNRHLRSVTNSFIVSLAVADFLVGLVGIPFALITNANVSMDRYLCLFLNSFIVVLTQISIFSLLAIAVDRYFAVVSPLKYRRIANTKRALCVIAVTWIAAFAVGLVPVMGWHLKPDDNSCNFVTIIDMKYMVYFNFFGFVLPPLIIMLFIYIKIFNVVRQQIKQISKTVVAANDDEMARHLSMLTVKEGKAARALAIVIILFAICWLPVHFLNTISLFCKNLNIPYVLLLMAIILSHANSAMNPLIYAYSNREFRRTFKKIIASCAVCKYLKSKGWTLGLTTSMEFTEASVTALPIRNNVVNQTTLLPTTPMITQKQNSSPNGIRAIENQTLVSMV, encoded by the coding sequence ATGTCTTCAGAAGCACCAGGCATTGGTACGTGGTCTTACACCGTCAACATGGCGTTTGAAATACCAATAGCAATAGCCGCTATACTGGGCAATTTACTTGTAATGTTTGCAGTGTACAAAAACCGACATTTACGATCCGTCACGAATTCGTTCATCGTATCGTTAGCCGTCGCCGATTTTCTTGTAGGTTTGGTTGGTATACCATTTGCTTTGATTACAAACGCTAATGTTTCCATGGATAGATAtctctgtttatttttaaattcgtTTATTGTTGTGTTGACACAGATCTCCATTTTTAGCCTTCTTGCAATTGCTGTGGACCGTTATTTCGCTGTGGTTTCTCCATTAAAATATCGACGCATTGCCAATACTAAACGCGCGTTGTGCGTGATCGCTGTGACGTGGATCGCTGCGTTTGCTGTTGGTCTCGTCCCCGTCATGGGCTGGCACTTGAAACCAGACGACAATTCGTGTAACTTTGTCACCATTATTGATATGAAATACATGgtgtattttaacttttttggATTTGTCTTACCGCCATTAATAATTATGCTGTTCatatatatcaaaatattcaaCGTTGTTcgtcaacaaattaaacaaatttcgAAAACTGTCGTTGCAGCAAATGACGATGAAATGGCTCGTCATCTATCAATGTTAACTGTTAAAGAAGGAAAAGCAGCCAGAGCATTAGctattgttatcattttattcGCAATCTGTTGGTTACCCGTTCACTTTTTAAACACAATAAGTCTGTTTTGTAAAAATCTAAACATCCCGTACGTTCTGCTGTTAATGGCTATAATCTTGTCGCACGCTAATTCCGCCATGAACCCGTTAATATACGCGTATAGTAACCGAGAATTCAGGAGAACATTTAAGAAGATAATAGCGTCATGTGCTGTGTGTAAATATTTGAAATCAAAAGGTTGGACGTTGGGCTTGACGACTAGTATGGAATTTACGGAAGCTAGCGTAACGGCATTACCGATTAGAAATAACGTTGTTAACCAAACTACACTTCTTCCTACTACACCAATGATAACACAAAAACAAAACTCGTCACCAAATGGAATTCGTGCAATAGAAAATCAGACACTTGTCTCTATggtttga
- the LOC140043949 gene encoding uncharacterized protein produces MNIFLNIFMAHRNRSTSDSFINSGHLIRSHDHVSNKVKSRNRSKKETPKSQAKSVPVTRMSLDEDELNYQVSSIKDELNDITIKKKIALGELKILLDSVHQNKSEIKKANEVVRQHQEKAETARSELMVLEFQRDQAQRELRDVEEETAAKGRTLQELDRRSSQNSREDVMMLGLSKSEIISVVQERDELKERLCKNDAVTSDLEKNELARQLNLAKQDLFSEQKTSREKMEKLTEELEEQLHKIEELEYTHEEKVREYEEKVNDLEDKAMKQLAEKNALIENMEKTHKQEKKQMEKGYTEKEQKIDALNKTIKDKQEVYDALRDKLYALQEDLSKSQENGKQILQEKERVEKYNEINKETALLKMRDNLLKEKESELGKLRQEMVATRQDIVRNQEETFKQQTNKYEEDLKEKVEEIDLLKSRLQEQEKATRGLGEKLRKEALDQIKNAIKKEREIWEDESKKSLKRELIKKNDEERWATTQLKADIAKEKQYSSQLQIAINSLKDELDSLRQENLTMHRQKVEAVSKIREEARQERQTDLEEMRQEFNQEKTKELQKLKESERAKDEEIKILKSEIQKNKEREREVLRDYERTSRSLVMEMNEECKKTSQALGVSSKKVLIGAHKGAMTNGKTSSSGSDTEISSKVQLMSALGNIKGCNEDLRNKLQELKQSLDKQKRINLKASKVREKEKKNRSLESSSSLQAMKDRLDMDHTDEIESLQQTVAKLKATESALQGRLVEKDKEMIQVQKGMTLWKEETALKMAKKFEEELNKELQVRMQDSHHTPLRRSANSDRSASPSPQDANTVKLLRHLQEKIKLLRHENVTLKRDLNSSHLLVDELETVSKLEDKEQQRNELRQKDLLKKHHSVPKHSHSYGKLP; encoded by the exons TCACTAGAATG TCTTTGGATGAAGATGAGTTGAACTATCAGGTTTCCAGTATTAAAGATGAATTAAATGACATCACAATAAAGAAAAAG ATTGCTTTAGGAGAGTTAAAGATCTTATTAGACTCTGTGCATCAAAACAAGTCCGAAATAAAAAAAGCAAATGAAGTCGTACGTCAACACCAAGAAAAGGCAGAAACAGCACG GTCGGAGCTTATGGTGTTGGAGTTTCAGCGCGACCAAGCACAACGAGAATTGCGAGATGTTGAAGAGGAGACAGCCGCTAAGGGTAGAACACTACAAGAACTTGATAGAAGATCATCTCAAAACAGCCGCGAAGATGTCATGATGTTGGGCCTTTCAAAGTCAGAG ATAATTTCTGTGGTCCAAGAAAGGGATGAACTTAAAGAGCGATTATGTAAGAATGATGCGGTAACATCGGATCTAGAAAAAAATGAGTTAGCGAGACAACTGAATCTAGCTAAACAAGATTTATTTTCTGAGCAGAAAACATCTAgggaaaaaatggaaaaactAACAGAG GAGCTTGAAGAACAGCTTCATAAAATTGAAGAATTAGAATACACCCATGAAGAGAAAGTAAGAGAATATGAAGAAAAAGTGAATGATCTAGAAGACAAAGCAATGAAACAACTGGCT GAGAAAAATGCATTAATAGAAAATATGGAGAAAACTCATAAACAAGAGAAAAAACAGATGGAGAAAGGTTACACAGAAAAAGAACAAAAGATAGATGCTctgaataaaacaattaaagatAAACAAGAGGTGTATGATGCTCTCAGAGACAAGCTCTATGCCCTTCAGGAAGATTTGTCAAAATCACAGGAAAATGGTAAACAGATTCTTCAAGAAAAAGAACGGGTTGAGAAATATAATGAAATTAACAAAGAAACTGCTTTACTGAAAATGAGAGACAACTTATTAAAGGAGAAAGAATCTGAGCTTGGAAAG TTGAGACAAGAGATGGTGGCAACAAGACAAGATATTGTAAGGAACCAAGAGGAAACATTTaagcaacaaacaaacaaatatgaaGAAGACCTCAAG GAGAAAGTAGAAGAGATTGATCTACTGAAGTCTAGACTACAAGAACAGGAGAAGGCCACCAGGGGACTTGGAGAGAAATTACGCAAGGAGGCACTTGACCAG attaagAATGCAATTAAGAAAGAACGGGAAATCTGGGAAGACGAGTCTAAAAAGTCATTAAAGAGagaattgataaaaaaaaatgatgaagagAGATGGGCAACAACACAGTTGAAGGCGGATATTGCTAAAGAAAAGCAATACTCAAGCCAGCTCCAAATTGCTATCAATTCACTAAAAGAT GAATTGGACAGTCTGCGTCAAGAAAACCTGACAATGCATCGGCAAAAAGTAGAGGCAGTGTCAAAGATCAGAGAAGAAGCCCGTCAAGAAAGACAAACTGATCTAGAAGAGATGAGGCAGGAGTTTAATCAG gaaaagACAAAAGAACTACAAAAGTTGAAAGAATCTGAAAGAGCAaaagatgaagaaataaaaatattaaaatcagaAATACAAAAGAACAAAGAACGTGAAAGAGAAGTATTGAGGGATTATGAGAGAACTAGCAGGTCACTAGTTATGGAAATGAATGAAGAATGTAAGAAAACTAGCCAAGCACTGGGTGTATCATCCAAGAAAGTCTTAATAGG cGCACATAAGGGAGCAATGACCAATGGCAAAACATCATCCAGTGGGTCAGACACAGAAATCTCCAGCAAAGTCCAGTTGATGTCTGCCCTTGGTAACATAAAAGGATGCAACGAAGACTTGCGCAACAAGCTGCAAGAATTAAAACAAAGTTTGGATAAACAAAAGCGCATCAACTTAAAAGCAAGTAAAGTACGG GAAAAGGAGAAGAAAAACAGATCTTTAGAAAGTTCTTCAAGTTTACAAGCGATGAAAGACAGACTAGATAtg GATCATACAGATGAGATAGAATCCTTACAGCAGACTGTGGCCAAACTAAAAGCTACTGAATCAGCATTACAAGGAAGACTAGTTGAAAAAGACAAAGAGATGATACAAGTACAAAAAGGAATGACACTATGGAAGGAGGAAACAGCTCTCAAAATGGCAAAGAAGTTTGAGGAAGAACTTAACAAAGAATTACAGGT gaGGATGCAAGATTCACATCACACACCACTTAGAAGATCAGCAAACTCT GACAGGAGTGCTAGTCCATCGCCACAAGACGCCAACACTGTCAAGTTACTAAGACATTTACAAGAAAAAATAAAGCTTCTACGTCATGAGAATGTAACATTGAAACGCGATTTGAACTCTAGTCACTTGTTGGTTGATGAATTAGAAACAGTATCAAAG CTGGAAGACAAGGAACAACAGAGGAATGAACTACGACAAAAG gATTTGTTGAAAAAGCATCACAGTGTTCCTAAACATTCTCATAGCTACGGAAAATTACCATGA